The stretch of DNA CCGCAGGGTATAATGGAAATACATGAGGATTCCGAGCACCGCGCAACGATGCGGGCGGGCTGCGCAGTAGATTTATTCCCAAGCTCTCACTCCACCGCGCTAAACCTTGCTACCAGGCGGCGCAAGACCACATCCTCCGTTCCCGCCCGCGCCAGCATCTTCAAAACGGGGCCTGCGGCCCGGCCATCGTTCGCGGCGCGCGCCGCTTCGAGCAAGATGCGCGCGTCGCGGGGCTCACGCTGAAGCGACCAATTCGCGCGCGCCAGTTGCACGGACCGCCGCGGTTCCTGTAACAGCACCAAGGTAAACCTCGCCTCCTCTCCGGGGTGCAGGAACGGACCGCGTACCCGGCCGGCTTCAAAGCGCGCCCTGAGATTCGTGACCCTCTCGGCGGTCTCCAAGCCCAGTGCGTGTTCCGCGAGCGCTATGCGCAAGAGCAAGCCATCGACGCGCGTCTCAGCGCGCAAGAGCCGAGCGACCTCCGCGTAGCGGCCTTGATCCAGCAAAAAATCGGCGTAGGCCGAGAGCAAGTACACATCGCGGCGCCCGAGATCCATCGCTTCGAGGAAATGCCGCTCCGCCTGGGCTACGCTACCGAGCCGCGCGGCGATCTCGCCGAGTAAGGTCAGCGCCCAGAGCCGCGTCGCCGGATCGGCCGCGGGCGCGGATTGGATCGCCCCCTCGAGCGCCGCGTAGCTCTCGCGCGCGCGCCCCGTTAGGCTTTCCACCGCGCCGAGACAGGCCGTCACGACGAGCGCATCGGCAAGGCGCAGCAGGGCGAGACAACTCTTCCGCGCTTCGGGATAACGTCCAATCACCGTCAGGATCGTGGAGCGCATCAGCCAGGCCTGGCCGTTGTGCGGGTTTTTGGCCAGTACGCGATCGAGATCCTTCAAGGCCGCGCTGAACTCGTGCCGATGCTGGCGCACCGCGGCCCGCAGCACCCTCACCTCGGCCGGCGCCTCTGCCACGTCCCACCACGGCTGCAGCACCGCTTCGGCGTAGCCGGCATAGCGCGGATCCGCTTCCGCGCGTCCGATCTCGAGGTAACGCCTGGCAAGCTCCGTGGCGTACCCGACTTGCTTGGGCGCGCGTTGCAACCTCAGGCGCAGATCCCGCAACTCGCGTGCAACGCGGTGGACAGAGATCGGCAACCGTTCGAGCACTTCCCCGTCAGTCATCGGGATATAGGGCACCGCCTGCGCGAGATCACAGAGCAGCACGATGACGAGACCGACGGGTAAGTGTTTCATGAGCAGGCCTTGCCGATCTCTGCTCGCGTCACCTAACAGGGGTTGGCGCCGGCTTCACCACAGTCGATGTGGCGCCGATCGCGGCCGCTATGGGGTGTCGGCAAGTACGGAAACGTCTTATAGATGCCGTTCGCGGTGACATTCGATCCGGGCGCCGCGATATTGAAGTTTACCCCGTCCCCAAGATTCGGGACCGGACCCAGCAATGCACCCGCGGCCACCCGCAGAACGATATCGGTCACATCGTCATTGGGACGGCGGCCATTCGGGAAACCCGCCGCATCGCCGGCCAAGCCCCCCAGGCGCTTCTGGTCCGCGGGCAGGCTCGGAGCTGCCGCGGTATTGAGCCGCAGTAGTTCCGAACAACGGTTAGCGCGGTTACAGATACTGGGATCCTGCCCGGGATACTTGAGGAGCGCGGTCACCAGATCCGTGCGATCGGTGGTCGGAAAATCAGTACCGAAAGCCAGGTTGATGACCGCAACCAACCTCGGATTGAGAAAGAAATCCAGGAACTGTTTTTCTCGCTTCGGATCCTGTGCGTTCCAGCGATCCTTCATGCCGGTGCCGATGATCAATTCATTGACCAAGGGGTTGGCCATGCGGGCGACCTGCACGAAGTCCCCTTCGGCTTTCACCTTGCCATCGGGTCGATGGATCTCAGTGCGTCGGCGGCTGGTCGAGGCATACATCCCGATAAAGCCATTGGACCCTTCCGGGACCAGGTCCGAGACTGGCACCTCCAGTGCGATGGTGTTGATGTTGAAACCGGAGAACATATCGTTGCCGAAGGGATCGGCCCCGTCGTTGCCATCATCCGGATCGGTCAGGATCGGGGCGGCGGCACGAAAATTCAGCGTGTCGAACGTGGCGCCGAGATCGATATAAAACGTCTCGTCGCGCTGTCCGGTGAAGACCCGGCCGCCGTTCTGGAGAGGATAGATCCCCTTTGCCGCCAGATCCTCATATTCGGGCATGGTCCGTGGGCCGATGTTTGACGGCACGGCAAACATCGGGCCGCTCCCCAAGTCGCGCCGTTTTCCCTTGCGGATCTCGGTAACGGTGTAACGCTGTCGCAACCCGAGGCCGGCCGCATCCGGACCGGTCAGATCACGGATTCCGGGCGGCAGCCCGGGGACCCCATCGACACCGGCGTAAGCCACGGGCAGATCGTTAAACGGCGGCCGGATCGCGGTCTTAAAGCGCAACCGGTAGACCACATCATCGGCGTTGCCGTCTTGATTGACATCGACATTGATGTCGTAGGCGACATTTTGATCAAAGAAATAATAATTCGGTCCGGCGCTCGGCTCCTGACCGGGGATGACGTTCAGAATAAAAACCACCTTGCCGGGATCTTCCCAACTCCGGAATGCGTAGACATCGGTGATGTCCGCTGCCGGGTCGAGAGCGATCAAGGGCGCCTCGCGGTGACTGGCGGCCTGGGTCATTGAGATACCCGCTACGGCCACAACCAGCCCCAGCGCCGTGGCCTGGATCATCGGTTTCAATGTGTTGCGAAGCATAAGGGTTCCTCCTTTTGCGTTAATACCTGGAAACTGCACCGACACGAGCGAAAACACTCGCATCTGAGCTAAGTACGCACGCAATCGGATTTTGGATGTACGCCTTTCTGGAACGCCGCACGCCGCGGCGGGGTGACGACTAATCGCCACCCAACATCAAGCGACGTTTAGGGACGAAACGCAGACCTGTTCAGAGAACCTACGCGAGCTTGCGCGCGATCAAGCTTGCTAGCGCCTTGGCTTCGTCCTGGGGCAGCGTCTGCGGTTTCCATCCGATACCGAGCCCCGGTCCGTCTTGATACTTCGGGATGATATGGAAATGCACATAGAAGACCGCCTGATGCGCGAGCGGCCCGTTGTTCTGGAGTACATTGTAGGCCGTCGCTCCGGTCGCGCGCATGATTGCCCGGCAGATGCGTGGCAAGGCGCGGCCGATGGCCGCACCGTATTCTTCCGGTAACTCGTCTAAGGTCGCCGCCGCCTGCTTTGGGATCACCAAGGTGTGCCCGCGCGACAAAGGAGAGACGTCCAAGAAAGCGAGCACCTGCGCGTCTTCATACACGCGGTGGCACGGGATCTCACCGGCAACGATCTTATGGAACACCGTGGACATGATAGAACCCTCGCCAAAAATGACAATCAAGCCCCGCCATGCTTCGAGAGACCGCCTCGGCGAACTAGCGGACCCACCTGAGAGCTTGTGAAAAAATCGTCGCGAGCGAAGGGAGGTCGCGTTTCGCCGGAGCGCAGGAACCGGAGTGTATGTTGAAATACATGAGGATTCCGAGCACCGCCCGGAACGCGAGATCCCGAGCGCAGTAGATTTATTCACAAGCGCTGAGCGATCCTAAACGCTTTCTAGGCGCTAAGGCTAGGGACGGCGGCCCGATAAAGCCACGCCAGAGTGAGGAACAGGCACAAAATCGCCACTCATTTGGCCGGGTGGGTAATCGGGGCGGTGCCCGCGCGGACAAGCCGAGATGTGTGAGGATCTTGGCCATCACGGGAAGCTATTCGAGGCGGCGGCTGCCCTTCAGAAGCTCGCCCGCAGGGTGAGCATGACACTGCGCCCAGGCAGGGGGGCGATGTCTTTCAGGAAGGAGGTATGGCGCCTTTCTTCCTCGTCGAGGAGGTTGGTGCCTCGCAAGGCCAACGTGAGGTCGCCCGGCTTGGTGCCGAAGGTGTAACCGACACCGAGATCGACCTGGGTATAGCCGTCGGTCTCGGTTTCGAGCGGCGCGTTTTCGGTCTGTTTCGCGATCCGCATGACCTCGAAATCACCGCTCCAGACCCCGAACCGGTAATCGAGGCCGCCGCCGAAACGCGGCGGGGTGATGCGCGGGAGGTCGTCGCCGCCGGTCAGCTTGCCGCGTACATAGTCCGCGAAGAGCCGGGCATCGAGGTCGCCGTAGCTCGTGCCCTCGAAGATCCCGAAGACGGTCTCGGCTTCCGCGCCGTAGAAGATCGCGTCGTCCTGCACGAAGTCGAGCCTCAAGAGATCCCCATCCGGGACGACGTTGCCCTCTTCATCCACGCGGTCGGCAACCCCGTCGCCGTCGGCGTCCACGGAATCGGCGAAGATGAAGTCCTCGATGAGATTGGCGAAGGCCGAAACGCGCCAGGTCCAGCGGCCTTCCGACTTGCGCAGCGTGAGGTCGAGATTGTTGGCGGTCTCCGGATCGAGTGCCGGAGCGCCGCGCTCGAAGGTGGCGGTCGCGTGATGGGGCCCGTCGTTGTAGAGCTCCTCCAGGCTCGGGGCGCGCTGGGCGCAGGTCACGGAGATCCCGGCCGAGTAATCTTCCCCGAAGCTTCGCAACGCACCGCCCGAGATGCTGTAGATGTCGTGCTCGACATCCGGGCTGCCTGCGTCGGCGTCGTAACGGGCGTTCTCGTAACGGGCGCCGGCCTCGAAGTGCCAGAGGTCCCAGTCGCGCTCCTCGAACCAGAATACCCCGACCGATCGGCCGACGACCGGGGGCGTCAGGGCCTCTTCACCACTGGCTTCGAAGTCTTGGTGGCGCACCTGGACCCCGAGCGCGCCGTTGAAGCCCCAAAGTGGTTGGTGCAGGAACTCGACACGCCCCTCGTATTCGTCGTTCTGGAAATCCGTGCCGACCTCGCCGCTCGGCTCGATCTCCTGATGCTCGTAGTCGTTGTGACCGAGCTTCATCTTCAGACGGCTGAAACCGGGAGCCGGGTTCTCGACCTCGCCTTCGATGTCGTAACGGAGCTGATCGAGATCGATCCGAACGCCCGCCTCGTCGCCGCTCCCCGGGACCCCGTAGTTGCTGGCGTAGTGGCTGATGGCGAAGCCGAGGTGGCCCCAATCGCCAATATAGGAGGCGCCGCCGGCCTCGTTCTCGGTATCGACGTCGCTATTGAAGAGCTCGCCTTCCGGCTCGCCGGGCCCGGGGTTTATAGAGCCGAAGCCGGGGATGTCATAGTCGGAGGTGCGGCGCTTCAAGCCGTCGAAGTGCAGCGCCAGGTTTCCGTAGCCCGCCTCCACGGTGCCGCCCCCGGTGCGCCCGTTGGTGGCGGAATCGTAGCGAAACTCCGCCTCGAGGCGGGGCTCATCCGGCACCTCCGTCGGGATGCGGTCGGTCACGATGTTGACAATGCCGCCGATGGCCCCGCTGCCGTAGAGCAGGGTGGAGGGTCCCTTCAGGATCTCGATCTGGCGCGCGTGCAGGGGATCGATGCCGACCGCATGGTCCGGGCTCAGGTTCGAGACATCCATGGACCCGATACCGCCTTCGAGGATGCGCACACGCGATCCGCCGAGCCCTCGGATCACCGGCCGGCTGGCGCCCTGACCGAAGTCGCTGGCGCTGATCCCAGGCTCGCGCGCGAGCGTCTCGCCTATGGTGAGGGCTTGCTTGCGCCTGAGGTCCTCGCCCGTGAGGACCTCGACCGGCTGGGCGATGTGACCCGCTTCGGCCTCCAAGGGGGTGGCGGTGACCGTGATAGGCTCCAGGACCAGCGTCTCTTCGTCCAATTTCTGTGGCTCTTCTTCCGCGCCCGCCGCAGGTGCAGCGCACGAGACTAGCGCCAAGCCGAGAATCAGAAGTTTCCGTCGCATGATTTCTCTCCAAGAAGTTTATGCCGAACGCGCATGCCGGCGCCCGAGGCCTGGCACAAAGCGCGTCGATCGAGAACAGACTTAGAAAACTAGACTTGGAGAGGGGCGGGCGGTGCGCGCGCCAGGAAGGGAAAGACAGTATCAACATCGGCGGCGATGCGAGGTTCCTCGGCCGCCAGGGCAGGGCTTTGAGGTAATGTTGCTAGCGCGTAGCCGGACGATAGACCATCCCCGAGATGATCGGCGGCATGGCATAGAAGACAAGCTGCATGGGGCCGGGCTTGCGCCGGTTCGATGGTATGTTCGAGCGCGTGCGCCAGCATCCCGAGCTGAGCGATGAGCAGCCCCAAGGTGATGGCGAAGACGCGCCGCCGCAAGCGGAGCTTAAGATTCGCGCCGATTGTCATGACCATCGCTCCGACATCTTAGGTGGAAATCAGTGGCTTAGCCAGCCTGAATTTACCGCCTCCGCGCACGCAATTACTTTTCGCGTTTTTCCAGACGCTCGATGCGGTTTGCGATGGCTTCCAAGGTGTCCTGAAGATCGCGGATCTTTCGGTAGGATCTGACGCTGACTTCGGATTCGAGCTCGGCGTGCACGTTCTGCCGTGGAATACCGATTGCGCAGTAGCCCCTGCGACCGTCTTTCATACGGCGGATTACGCTATCGCTAATCCGCTACGCGGGCTGAAATGCTCCGCCGCGAAGGCGGAACAGAGTTAGACCGATCAGGCTTTTCGACGTGAGCCGGTGAACGATTTGACGGCAAGCACTATGAAAAGCAAACAAACCACCGCCATCGAGATTTGCGCGATCTCGGGGCCCGAAAAGGTTAGTTCACCAAGACGCGGGATCAGGCGTCCGGCCGTTGCGATAAATCCGAGCAGAGCTACAACGACGGCCGCATGCATCAGATGTTTTGCCAGATTTTCTTTCATCCTGGCAAACACGCCCAACAGTAACAAAGCGGCACCGAACACAGCAGGGATCAAAGCTGTAAGACTTGCACGCCCGGTCATTAAACCGTTTGCGTAGCCAATAATCCCGATCAAAATGAGAAGAGATCCGCAGGCTATTGAAGTCGATGGCATATTCTTCACTCTACAAGATCCGGCCGGCATCAAGATCAAAATGTATTGGGCACTCCCGGAAGTCAAAAACGAATACGGCCGCCGTTACCGGATAAAAATCATTTTGTGCGCCGCCGCGTTATTTTTAAGTAAGAGTTTATCCGCCCATGGCTTGTTTAGCAATATCAACTCGTCGTACTGCAATGCCCTGCCGTGCACCCGAAGGTTCGGCACACCCCGTCGCTGTTGGATGTCCCGCACCTTGAGCGAGCACAATTTCCCCCGGCGCAACCCGTCGTGGAGAAATCGCCAGATCGCGTAGGATGCGCTGAGGAACGAAGCGCATCGTTCGAGTTATTCGCCCGCACAAACGTCGAACAGTCCATCACAACCCCGGTTTGCCGGATACATACATACCACGGGCCGCATTGTCGTGAAAACTCGAATGCGGCCAATCCGCAACTGCTTGACCCAGCCATGTTTTACCGGATAGCAATGGGATGTAATCGACGTGTTTCTTGAAATCGTCCTGATCTCGCAGCAGGTGCTTCCATAATCGACGTTGCCACAAGCCCCGTTCTCTCCGTTTCTCTCGGCTTTGAGAGATTCGTTCGCCTTTCTCGATAGCACTAGAAAAGTGTCCTTTCAGCATATTCCAGCGATAAACAACCAGGGTGGGTTAAGCGGAAATCATGACCGAATATCGCCGCGCCTATGCTGCGCGTTGTCGATGATAGTGTCGGGTCTGGTCTTGAAATATCAGTTTCTTATTTTTAGGGACTTGACCCGAATGGCACTCACTTAAGGCGGGAGTCCAAAATTTCCGTCATTCCCGCGGAGGCGGGAATCCAGGAAGGTACACGAATGACTGGATTCCGGCTCGCCGCTTCGCTCCGGCCGGAATGACGGTTTTGCCGGATTTTCTCTTAAGTCCGTAGGATGGGCTACACAACGTGCAGCCCATCAATCGCGAATAATGGGCTTCGGCGTAACGCGATTGCGAACGCACCAACATGCTCGGCGACTAGGCCAAATCGGGTAAAATCATCGCGGCTATCGGCCGGGAACTGATGCGTTTACCAAGGGGACATGATTTGCCACTTGCAACCAAGGCGTTAAAAATGGAGCGAATCTCGGTACTCAGCGGACCCCCCGCGCACCGAAGATTGGCTGACTGATGCCAAATCCACATCACGCCCGGCAGCATGAGATTGAATTCTGCGCCGATGTGAAATCATGGGCAGAGGCATTGTTCACGAGTCGCCAAGATTGGCCGTTTACAGAAGCCAAGATTGAGCAGTTTGGCCGGGGGACAAACAAGCGTTCCGACCTGCGCATTTATCGGAAAGGCAGTCACACGCCGGTCCTCGCCGGTGAAGTAAAGCTACCGGGAACCGCTGAAGGCCGCAGCCCTTACGATCCCGTCCTCATGCAGGACGCATTCAACAAGGCAGACAATATTCAGGCGCCGTATTTCTTCACTTGGAACGTCAACACCTTTGTCCTTTTCGATCGCAGCAAGTGGAACGTGCCGATGATCGAACGCCGGGTCAAGGACTGGAATTTGGGCGTCACTCTCGCGAGTCCTGGGGACTGTAAGCGTTCTGAGAATCAAAAACGCATCCGGGAAACGTTCTTGCCGCAGATCTTTGAATATCTCGCAGAGATTGTTACCGGCAAAGTCGTCGAGTGGGGAATGTCGCCTGATGACGTTTTCATTCGCTCGCTCGAAAGCCATCTTGATTGGCCGGTGCTTGGCACCACTGACTACTTGATCAGGATTTCCGATCAAGACAGCACCTTTGCCACAAAACTCCAGTTCTGGATGTCGGACGAGATGAACTGGACATTCGATCCTGCAGATCGGGAAAACTGGCGAGAAACTCTAGAGCGGGCGGCGTGTACGCTTTGTTACGTTTTCTGTAACCGCGCGATTTTTTATGAGGCGATCCGCGCGAGATACCCGGAACATCTCAACGAGCTCAAAATGCCCCGCCGTGGCCGACATTCACACTCCGGCATCTATGACTATTTCCGTAATCAGTTTCAACAGGCCGTGTCTAGGAAATTCCCGACCCTCGCGGCGTATCCCCGCAATTGGCTGAGCGCCTTTCGAAAGCTTTGCAACGCATGATCCAGCGGGAGGTAACACATTTGGTTGATGAGGCAATGCTTCAATGCCATTCTGAGGAGGCAATGCGAGAAATTCTGCGTCGACCTCCCGAACTCCCAAGTGAATTATGTCATGAAGACCGACGCGAATTGGACGATTGCGTCATCGACCTCATCGGCGTGAGCGACAAAAAGCAGCGCCAAAAATTGCTCGACGAACTCTATCGCGAAACTACCGAATACTACCGCTACGTGCGCACGCAAGAGATTCAAGCGATGGTGAATCGCTCTGGAAAAAAAGGCCGTCGCCTGGGCCCGCAGGACTTAGCCGAAAGCATTTGGAATTCGCTTGCTGACACTGAAAAAAGCCCTCCGATCATTGAATGGATCAAGTCATCGTGCAGCCATTCCGAAATGGTGGAAATTCCCGAAGGCAAACCAGAAGCGTTGGGCGCGGCAGACATGTTCAATCCGACAAGCGTGAACTTCAAAGGTAGTAAGGAAAATCATCTCATAAGTTACTCAAGTGCTGACCAGGCTGCCTTGGTGGCAGAACTAGCGAGGTTGGAAGTTCGCGGGAATGTCGAAGTACCCAAATCCGCTTCAGAGTGTATTGCGTGCTCAGAGCAATTGCGTGATCGGCTTAGGGATGCAGAGAATCGTTTCTGCGAACTCGCTGCTTCCCGCACCGGGACACAATCACTGCAAGAGAAAACGTCGGCTCTTTTGATGCATTGGTACCTCCACGGTAGAAATTGAAGAGGTTTCTCACACTGTCGAGGAAACCCCATTTTACAAGCAGAGTGAAATGAAGCTGCCGAACGCGAATCTGGCCATTATCGAGGAGACTAAGGTGATCGACTACTTGCTCAACCAGAAGCATCGCTTCGGCGCGAGCAAGGCACGGTTCTTTGGACAGTTCGGTTTCCGCCGCGAGAAGTGGGAGGATTTGGCCGCTGCACTGCGCAAGCACGGCCGGCAGAATGAAGTCACTGAGGTACGGGAAACTGGCTTTGGCCCGCGTTACGAAGTGGAGGGCGAGTTGACGACCCCGGACGGCCGACGTTCGCGCGTGCGAACCGTCTGGCAGGTGGACGCTGGCGAGATTGCACCGCGTCTTATCACCGCGTATCCTCTGGAGCAAGTATGATTAATGAACACGATTGCGTTGTACTGACTCAGGACGTGCCGGACGACCGGTTGGAAGCCGGTGACGTGGGCACGGTAGTTCACATTCACCACGGCGCGGCCTATGAAGTCGAATTTTTTACGCTTACCGGCCAGACTGTAGCCGTGGCAACGGTGTTGCCAAACCAGTTGCGTCCCATAGGCCAGCGTGACATCTCCCACGCACGCGAGCTGGCTGTCAGGTAAACCAATAGTTACCGACGCCGAGAGGTTGCTTGGCTACGACATAATCTGCTTGGCAGGTTAGTCCGCGTAGCGCATCGTTCGAGTTATTCACTGTATATCCGGCAAACCAGGGTTGTGGTGGACTGTTCGACGTTTGTGCACCACGACCGCATAGTCGTGAAAACTCGAATGCGGCCAATCCGCAACCTGCCATGTTTTACGGGATACCAATGGATATGGCGTGTTAGTGGCAATCGTCCTGATCTCGCAGCAGGTACTCCCATAATCGACGTTGCCACAAGCCCCGTTCTGTCCGTTTCTCTCAGAGATTCGTTCGCCTTTCTCGATAGCACGAGAAAAGTGTCCTTTCAACATATTCCAGCGCATGGAACAATCCGTGTCACCCAGAGGCAACGTCCAAATACAACGGAGATGATCCGGCAAGATAACCACCGCATCCAACTGGAATGGATGCTTTTTCCCTGACGTACCGAAACGCCCGACGTAACTCATCGATGTGACTTACCAGCAGGGTTACCCTTCTGCTTGGCAAAATTGACCGTGAAAAACCGCGTTGCCCCCGAAGCATAGGCGCGGCGATATTTGGTCATGACTTCCGCTTAACCCACCCTGGTTGTTTATCCCTCGACCGATGCGCTACGCGGGCTACGCGGGCTATAACTCCGTATCGCAGCATCAGCACCAAAGTAAGGCAGAACCGCAACGATTAGCACTATCTTGGTGCGAGACCAAGCTCCCGCCACCGTATCGGTAAAATATGTAGCTTTATAAATCATAAGGTTATGGTTTTATCGGCTATGGTTCAGTAACTGCTAAATTTGTCAGGTCATCGAGAGCGACGCGGGCGCGGGCTGCCCGCAAAGCGATCTTTGACGGGGGAAGTTACTCTATAAACGAGGCTAACTACGGGAGGCGAACACCATGTCTAACATTCTGGAAAATGGAAATCCTTCGCTAAGGTATAGGCGGAACAGGCATATTCTCACAGTCGTGCTAATGCTGCCTTTTGTGATTTTAACGTCTAACGCATCTGCAAAGCCGATATTCCAAGTAGAAGAGACGACCATCGATGGTATCCACCAGGCGATAAAGGGAAACCGGATCACGTGCCAAGGATTGGTACAAGCCTACATCAACAGGGCCGCGGCCTATAATGGTGTCTGCACCAAGCTTGTCACTGCAGACGGAGCAACTATACCTGCTACTACGGGCACTGTTCGCGCAGGTTCACCACTGGATTTTCCGACTGACACAGTCCTAGCATCGAGTATATTTCCGAATTTAAATCAGTATAGTGGACTGCCGCTTGAATTTGGCAGAATGGAAGCAACAGCATCTGATCCAAGCGTACAGCAGCAGTACGGCATGGTTGCCGCTATCCCTGATGCGGGCCAGCTTAACGCGCTTAGCACCCTCAACATCCGTGGCGAGCGTTCTGTGACATGCAAAGGCGCATACGATGCGCATCCGTCATCAGGTCCTCTTCCAGGAGGAGCTCCCCCAGGTTGCGAAGCATTCCGCCAGCAGCTAGATGCACTGGAAAGAGCCGCTGAATTGGATGCGCAGTACGGCAGCAATCCTCCACTAGACGAGCTGCCGATGTACTGCATTCCATTCTCCTTTAAGGATGTTTATCATACAAAGGATATGCGGTCAACCGCGGGCGGTGACATCAACTATGCCATGGATGCACCGCCATTTGACTCAACCCATGTGGCTGAGGTTAGGGCAAAAGGGGCCATCATTTACGCCAAGACAGTCAACACCGAATGGAACTTCAGCATTGGGGATCCACATGATGAGAAGTTCATCACTGCTACAGCAGAGAAGAATTTCCTTGGACTTTCGTCCCGCAGCACTTGGGCTGGCAACCCTTGCAA from Pseudomonadota bacterium encodes:
- a CDS encoding DUF4331 domain-containing protein, with protein sequence MLRNTLKPMIQATALGLVVAVAGISMTQAASHREAPLIALDPAADITDVYAFRSWEDPGKVVFILNVIPGQEPSAGPNYYFFDQNVAYDINVDVNQDGNADDVVYRLRFKTAIRPPFNDLPVAYAGVDGVPGLPPGIRDLTGPDAAGLGLRQRYTVTEIRKGKRRDLGSGPMFAVPSNIGPRTMPEYEDLAAKGIYPLQNGGRVFTGQRDETFYIDLGATFDTLNFRAAAPILTDPDDGNDGADPFGNDMFSGFNINTIALEVPVSDLVPEGSNGFIGMYASTSRRRTEIHRPDGKVKAEGDFVQVARMANPLVNELIIGTGMKDRWNAQDPKREKQFLDFFLNPRLVAVINLAFGTDFPTTDRTDLVTALLKYPGQDPSICNRANRCSELLRLNTAAAPSLPADQKRLGGLAGDAAGFPNGRRPNDDVTDIVLRVAAGALLGPVPNLGDGVNFNIAAPGSNVTANGIYKTFPYLPTPHSGRDRRHIDCGEAGANPC
- a CDS encoding TonB-dependent receptor gives rise to the protein MRRKLLILGLALVSCAAPAAGAEEEPQKLDEETLVLEPITVTATPLEAEAGHIAQPVEVLTGEDLRRKQALTIGETLAREPGISASDFGQGASRPVIRGLGGSRVRILEGGIGSMDVSNLSPDHAVGIDPLHARQIEILKGPSTLLYGSGAIGGIVNIVTDRIPTEVPDEPRLEAEFRYDSATNGRTGGGTVEAGYGNLALHFDGLKRRTSDYDIPGFGSINPGPGEPEGELFNSDVDTENEAGGASYIGDWGHLGFAISHYASNYGVPGSGDEAGVRIDLDQLRYDIEGEVENPAPGFSRLKMKLGHNDYEHQEIEPSGEVGTDFQNDEYEGRVEFLHQPLWGFNGALGVQVRHQDFEASGEEALTPPVVGRSVGVFWFEERDWDLWHFEAGARYENARYDADAGSPDVEHDIYSISGGALRSFGEDYSAGISVTCAQRAPSLEELYNDGPHHATATFERGAPALDPETANNLDLTLRKSEGRWTWRVSAFANLIEDFIFADSVDADGDGVADRVDEEGNVVPDGDLLRLDFVQDDAIFYGAEAETVFGIFEGTSYGDLDARLFADYVRGKLTGGDDLPRITPPRFGGGLDYRFGVWSGDFEVMRIAKQTENAPLETETDGYTQVDLGVGYTFGTKPGDLTLALRGTNLLDEEERRHTSFLKDIAPLPGRSVMLTLRASF
- a CDS encoding HIT family protein, which gives rise to MSTVFHKIVAGEIPCHRVYEDAQVLAFLDVSPLSRGHTLVIPKQAAATLDELPEEYGAAIGRALPRICRAIMRATGATAYNVLQNNGPLAHQAVFYVHFHIIPKYQDGPGLGIGWKPQTLPQDEAKALASLIARKLA
- a CDS encoding DUF4926 domain-containing protein, giving the protein MINEHDCVVLTQDVPDDRLEAGDVGTVVHIHHGAAYEVEFFTLTGQTVAVATVLPNQLRPIGQRDISHARELAVR